Proteins from a single region of Struthio camelus isolate bStrCam1 chromosome W, bStrCam1.hap1, whole genome shotgun sequence:
- the LOC138060896 gene encoding HAUS augmin-like complex subunit 1: MEEKIRRVTLWLKKILGDQPIPQYEVNARTIDILYELAEHSEARDRDVSLLIDDRKQKAAEYEAEANYLQDLLTESLDFSLTSLSSEGTSYLNELVNSAMTLETKDTSLVSFISAINDLTSDLHATESKNREMELELTSIRKKLTAALVLEKRLQEDLKKTEEHLEVEKAKAESRSQNLKFLKDKSEDFKIRIKAAEEQLSATGLDQSLTHQSLVSLSEKLAELEQEIVPLKKKLESYLDLTPNPSLAQVKIEEAKRELNALEAEFSSQLDMLTLSMPEPSKLRFT; the protein is encoded by the exons ATGGAGGAGAAGATCCGGCGG GTTACCTTATGGCTAAAGAAAATACTCGGGGATCAGCCCATTCCACAGTATGAAGTGAATGCACGGACCATTGATATCTTGTACGAGCTTGCAGAACACAGTGAAGCCAGGGATAGGGATGTTTCTTTGCTGATAGATGAcaggaagcagaaagcagcagaatacGAAGCAGAAG ccAACTATCTGCAGGACCTTCTTACAGAAAGCCTGGATTTTTCCTTAACTAGTCTGTCCAGTGAGGGCACCAGCTACCTAAATGAGCTGGTAAACAGCGCGATGACACTTGAAACAAAGGACACTTCTCTTGTCAG CTTCATCTCTGCCATCAATGATCTGACTTCGGATCTGCATGCGACAGAatcaaaaaacagagaaatggaaCTGGAATTGACCAGCATTAGAAAAAAACTAACTGCAGCGCTGGTGCTGGAAAAGCGGTTACAAGA ggaCCTCAAGAAAACAGAGGAACATTTGGAGgtagaaaaagcaaaagctgagaGTCGATCCCAGAACTTGAAGTTCCTGAAAGACAAATCTGAGGATTTCAAAATCAGGATCAAGGCTGCTGAG GAGCAGCTTTCTGCCACAGGGTTGGACCAATCTTTGACGCATCAGTCATTAGTGAGCCTGTCTGAG AAACTGGCTGAATTAGAGCAAGAAATTGTGCCTTTGAAGAAGAAACTGGAGTCCTACCTGGATTTAACTCCT AATCCTTCCCTTGCACAAGTGAAGATCGAAGAAGCAAAACGAGAACTG AATGCCTTGGAGGCGGAGTTCTCATCGCAGCTTGACATGCTGACTCTTTCGATGCCAGAGCCCAGCAAACTCCGATTCACCTGA
- the LOC104138531 gene encoding ATP synthase subunit alpha, mitochondrial yields MLSARVAAALARCLPRQAGLISRNTLGAAFVATRNIHASKTCFQKTGTAEVSSILEERILGADTSAELEETGRVLSIGDGIARVYGLRNVQAEEMVEFSSGLKGMSLNLEPDNVGVVVFGNDRLIKEGDVVKRTGAIVDVPVGEELLGRVVDALGNPIDGKGPITSKTRRRVGLKAPGIIPRISVREPMQTGIKAVDSLVPIGRGQRELIIGDRQTGKTSIAIDTIINQKRFNDGTDEKKKLYCIYVAIGQKRSTVAQLVKRLTDADAMKYTIVVSATASDAAPLQYLAPYSGCSMGEYFRDNGKHALIIYDDLSKQAVAYRQMSLLLRRPPGREAYPGDVFYLHSRLLERAAKMNDSFGGGSLTALPVIETQAGDVSAYIPTNVISITDGQIFLETELFYKGIRPAINVGLSVSRVGSAAQTRAMKQVAGTMKLELAQYREVAAFAQFGSDLDAATQQLLNRGVRLTELLKQGQYVPMAIEEQVAVIYAGVRGHLDKLEPGKITKFESAFLAHVLSQHQALLSTIRTEGKISDQTEAKLKEIVTSFLSTFEA; encoded by the exons atgctctccgcccgcgtggccgctgccctCGCCCGCTGCCTGCCGCGGCAGGCCGGCCTG ATTTCCAGAAACACCCTGGGTGCAGCATTTGTTGCTACGAGAAACATCCATGCCTCCAAAACATGTTTTCAGAAAACTG GCACTGCTGAGGTATCCTCTATTCTTGAGGAACGTATTTTGGGAGCTGACACCTCTGCTGAACTTGAGGAGACTGGCCGCGTGCTCTCAATCGGTGATGGTATTGCCCGGGTGTATGGCCTAAGAAATGTCCAAGCAGAAGAAATGGTTGAATTCTCTTCTGGGCTGAAG GGCATGTCCTTGAACTTGGAGCCCGACAACGTTGGTGTTGTCGTGTTTGGTAATGACAGACTGATCAAGGAAGGAGATGTTGTGAAGAGGACTGGTGCCATTGTGGATGTACCAGttggggaagagctgctgggcCGTGTGGTGGATGCCCTGGGCAATCCTATTGATGGGAAG ggtcCTATTACTTCTAAGACACGTAGGAGAGTTGGCTTAAAGGCCCCTGGGATCATTCCCAGGATCTCTGTGCGTGAACCTATGCAGACGGGTATTAAAGCTGTGGATAGCTTGGTGCCGATTGGCCGTGGCCAGCGTGAGCTGATCATTGGTGACAGGCAGACTGG GAAAACTTCGATTGCAATTGACACAATAATCAACCAGAAACGATTTAATGATGGAACAGATGAGAAGAAGAAGCTGTACTGTATCTATGTTGCAATTGGTCAGAAGAGATCTACTGTTGCTCAGCTGGTAAAGAGGCTCACTGATGCAG ATGCCATGAAGTACACTATTGTGGTTTCTGCCACAGCTTCTGATGCTGCACCCCTTCAGTATCTGGCTCCCTACTCAGGCTGCTCCATGGGGGAATACTTCAGAGACAATGGAAAACATGCACTTATCATCTATGATGACTTATCCAAGCAG GCTGTTGCCTATCGTCAGATGTCTCTGCTACTGCGTCGTCCACCTGGTCGCGAGGCCTACCCGGGTGATGTGTTCTACTTGCACTCTCGTCTGCTGGAGAGAGCAGCCAAAATGAATGATTCCTTTGGAGGTGGCTCTCTGACTGCCTTGCCTGTCATTGAAACTCAGGCTGGTGATGTGTCTGCTTACATTCCAACTAATGTCATCTCCATCACTGATGGACAG atcTTCTTGGAAACTGAGCTGTTCTACAAAGGTATCCGTCCAGCTATCAACGTTGGTCTCTCTGTATCCCGTGTAGGCTCTGCTGCTCAGACCAGGGCTATGAAGCAG GTGGCAGGTACCATGAAGCTGGAATTGGCTCAGTATCGTGAAGTAGCTGCCTTTGCTCAGTTTGGTTCTGATCTGGATGCTGCCACGCAACAGCTGCTGAATCGTGGTGTGCGCCTGACAGAGCTCCTCAAGCAAGGACAGTATG TGCCCATGGCTATTGAGGAACAAGTTGCAGTCATCTATGCTGGTGTAAGAGGTCACTTGGACAAGCTGGAGCCCGGCAAAATCACTAAATTTGAGAGTGCTTTCCTAGCTCATGTTCTGAGCCAGCACCAGGCCCTCCTCTCTACTATCAG